Proteins co-encoded in one Dendropsophus ebraccatus isolate aDenEbr1 chromosome 9, aDenEbr1.pat, whole genome shotgun sequence genomic window:
- the OSBPL11 gene encoding oxysterol-binding protein-related protein 11 isoform X1: MQGDPPAMRVSDSDGKLDLTPSPHNHRVPPRGVSSKVWQYSDHMENICGYLMKYTNLVTGWQYRFFVLNNEAGLLEYFVNEQSKNQKARGTVQLAGAVISPSDEDSHTFTVNAASGELYKLRASDTKERQHWVSRLQICTQHHTEAIGKNNPPLKSRSFSLASQGSGNSPGSQRRPSQNASSFFTIGHHRAVPSGRKALMLQPDHLGEVREMMTRAEGQQRELMRSIEGLPSSGHFSSLDQDLLMLKATSMATMNCLNDCFHMLYQQHTALQKSSLPAGVTINWLEPKSLLSEHLENGEAPRFPAEESKEQELLIETQGEPAISQLSREPVDIDPDEEVEDSCELTEDDLGAVEEQRSVILHLLSQLKLGMDLTRVVLPTFILEKRSLLEMYADFLSHPDLFLSISGGLTPEARMLRFVEYYLTSFHEGRKGALAKKPYNPIIGETFHCSWRVPKDCVQPPQTSETLVDAQDQTPQPQEDSADKKDDYTVCFVAEQVSHHPPVSGFYAECPERKMCVNTHVWTKSKFMGMSIGVTMVGEGVLHLLEYGEEYTFTLPCAYARSILTVPWVELGGKVNVNCPKTGYSAAITFHTKPFYGGKLHRVTGEVKHNPTNTVVCKIQGEWNSILEFTYSNGDTRCVDLTKLPVTRKRVRPVDKQGPFESRRLWSHVTEALMAKNIEKATEHKRSLEERQRAEERHRTETETPWQTKYFSKEGDGWIYNRPLWKSCSSVV; the protein is encoded by the exons ATGCAGGGTGACCCACCGGCTATGAGAGTGTCCGATAGTGATGGGAAGCTAGACCTGACCCCCAGCCCCCACAACCACCGTGTGCCCCCGCGGGGGGTTAGCAGCAAGGTGTGGCAGTACAG CGACCACATGGAGAATATCTGCGGGTATCTGATGAAGTACACCAACCTGGTCACCGGCTGGCAGTACAG GTTTTTCGTCTTGAACAATGAAGCCGGGCTATTGGAATATTTTGTCAATGAGCAGTCAAAGAACCAGAAGGCGAGGGGCACGGTGCAGCTAGCCGGGGCCGTCATCTCCCCCAGTGATGAAGACTCCCACACGTTCACTGTCAATGCTGCTAGTGGAGAGCTGTACAAGCTGAGAG CTTCAGACACCAAAGAGCGTCAGCACTGGGTGAGCCGTCTGCAGATCTGCACACAGCACCACACAGAAGCCATCGGCAAG AACAATCCTCCCCTGAAGTCTCGCAGTTTCTCTCTGGCATCTCAGGGCAGCGGCAACTCTCCCGGCTCTCAGCGTCGGCCCAGCCAAAATGCATCGTCGTTCTTCACCATTGGCCACCACCGAGCAGTACCGAGCGGCAGGAAAGCCCTGATGTTACAGCCAGATCACCTGGGAGAAGTGAGGGAG ATGATGACGCGGGCGGAGGGTCAGCAGAGGGAGCTGATGCGCAGCATAGAAGGCCTCCCATCCAGCGGTCACTTCAGCTCCCTGGACCAGGACCTGCTCATGCTGAAGGCCACATCAATGGCCACCATGAATTGCCTGAATGACTGTTTCCACATGTTGTACCAGCAGCACACCGCGTTACAGAAGAGCAGCCTGCCTGCTG GGGTGACGATAAACTGGTTGGAACCAAAGAGCCTCCTGTCGGAGCATCTGGAGAATGGCGAGGCCCCCCGCTTCCCTGCCGAGGAGAGTAAGGAGCAGGAGCTGCTGATCGAGACGCAGGGAGAGCCGGCGATCAGCCAGCTGAGCAGG GAGCCTGTAGATATAGATCCAGATGAGGAGGTGGAGGACTCGTGTGAGCTGACTGAGGACGATCTGGGGGCGGTGGAGGAGCAGCGCAGCGTCATCCTGCACCTTCTGTCACAGCTGAAGCTCGGCATGGACCTCACACGG GTCGTCCTTCCCACCTTCATACTGGAGAAGCGTTCACTGCTGGAAATGTATGCAGACTTCCTGTCCCACCCGGACCTCTTCCTGTCCATCAGTGGGGGGCTCACCCCAGAGGCTCGCATGCTGAGGTTCGTGGAGTATTATCTCACCTCCTTCCACGAAGGACGCAAAGGTGCACTGGCCAAGAAGCCGTATAACCCCATCATCGGGGAGACCTTCCACTGCTCCTGGAGGGTCCCCAAGGACTGtgtgcagcccccccaaaccTCGGAGACCCTAGTAGATGCCCAGGATCAGACGCCGCAACCTCAGGAGGACTCCGCAGACAAGAAGGACGACTACACGGTTTGCTTTGTGGCTGAGCAGGTCTCTCACCACCCTCCTGTCTCAGGATTCTACGCTGAGTGCCCAGAGCGCAAAATGTGCGTCAACACCCACGTGTGGACCAAGAGCAAGTTCATGGGGATGTCCATCGGAGTCACCATGGTGGGAGAAG GTGTCCTGCACCTCCTGGAGTATGGCGAGGAATACACCTTCACGCTGCCCTGCGCCTACGCCCGCTCCATCCTCACCGTACCATGGGTGGAGCTAGGAGGGAAAGTGAATGTGAACTGCCCCAAGACAGGATACTCTGCAGCCATCACCTTCCACACAAAGCCTTTCTATGGAGGAAAGCTGCACAG GGTGACCGGTGAGGTGAAGCACAACCCGACCAACACGGTGGTGTGCAAGATTCAGGGCGAGTGGAACAGCATCCTGGAGTTCACGTACAGCAACGGAGACACCAGATGTGTGGACCTGACCAAGCTGCCGGTGACGAGGAAGAGGGTGCGGCCGGTGGACAAGCAGGGACCCTTCGAGTCCAG GAGGCTTTGGTCTCATGTGACAGAAGCCCTGATGGCGAAAAATATAGAGAAGGCCACGGAGCACAAGAGATCCCTGGAGGAGCGGCAGAGGGCGGAGGAGAGACACCGCACTGAAACTGAGACACCCTGGCAAACAAAGTACTTCTCCAAAGAG GGAGACGGCTGGATCTATAACCGCCCTCTATGGAAGAGTTGCAGCTCCGTTGTGTAA
- the LOC138801740 gene encoding TGF-beta receptor type-2-like, which yields MTLLLVFPAVSLAFAHRNTRTNLCKWCDNSHPVCDGGVCYTNCSLSSYCETTEEICVTVWKQDNESVQVMTLCHHPHLPLENILLPSYNTARCVMQAMSADSGLLYICGCVEEQECNDKLIFYNQSNGYSLLHSREAVPVAAISLLPPLLLAITVTGLFYLYRTHRLRKRPKSWLGRGSVPLQSRRPGHDFCRFSSSLMSASQCNISTACANTINHNTELLPIELDHRVGKGRFAEVWRAKLKHTESGHYEMVAVKIFPAQEYSSWKNESSIFTDANLKHENVLQFITMEERGSSLHKEYWIITAYHARGNLKDYLSRHLLSWTSLLDMAGSIVSGVAHLHSDYTPCGASKVAIAHRDIKSSNILVKSDSECALCDFGIALRLDPSLTADDFANSGQVGTARYMAPEVLESRVNLEDMESFKQMDVYSLALVLWEMVSRCDAIGEVKNYELPFGSMVLERPCVETMRDVVLHGRGRPDIPDSWRRHPGLDILCDTITECWDHDPEARLTAHCVAERFLIMRQTDCDGSRNMNSNQC from the exons ATGACTCTGTTACTCGTGTTCCCCGCAGTGTCACTGGCCTTCGCTCACCGAAACACAAGGACAAACCTGTGTAAATGGTGTGATAACTCTCACCCGGTGTGTGATGGCGGCGTCTGCTACACCAACTGCAGCCTGAGCTCCTACTGCGAAACCACAGAAGAGATCTGCGTCACCGTCTG GAAGCAGGACAATGAGAGCGTCCAGGTGATGACCCTctgccaccatccccacctcCCCCTGGAGAACATCCTGCTCCCCAGCTACAACACGGCCCGGTGTGTGATGCAGGCGATGTCCGCAGACTCCGGACTCCTCTATATATGCGGCTGTGTGGAGGAGCAGGAGTGCAACGACAAACTCATATTCTACAACCAGagtaatg GTTACTCGCTACTCCATAGCCGTGAGGCCGTGCCGGTGGCCGCCATCAGTTTGCTTCCTCCTCTCCTGCTGGCAATAACTGTCACCGGCCTCTTCTACCTTTACCGCACCCACAGGCTGAGGAAGAGGCCCAAGTCATGGCTGGGGAGAGGCAGTGTCCCCTTACAGAGCCGGAGGCCGGGCCATGATTTCTGCCGGTTCTCCTCATCGCTGATGTCCGCCTCTCAGTGTAATATAAGTACGGCCTGCGCCAACACCATCAATCACAACACCGAGCTGCTTCCCATAGAGCTCGACCATCGTGTTGGGAAGGGGCGCTTCGCTGAGGTGTGGAGAGCCAAGCTGAAACACACCGAGTCCGGGCACTATGAGATGGTGGCCGTGAAGATCTTCCCTGCACAGGAATACTCCTCCTGGAAGAACGAGAGCAGCATCTTCACCGACGCCAACCTGAAGCATGAGAACGTGCTGCAGTTCATCACTATGGAGGAGCGTGGCAGCAGCCTGCACAAGGAGTACTGGATCATCACAGCCTACCATGCCAGGGGCAACCTCAAGGACTACCTGTCCCGACACCTCCTGAGCTGGACGTCTCTTCTGGACATGGCCGGCTCCATTGTAAGTGGAGTAGCTCATCTGCACAGCGACTACACCCCGTGTGGCGCCTCCAAGGTGGCTATAGCTCACCGCGACATCAAAAGCAGCAACATCCTCGTGAAGAGTGACTCCGAGTGTGCACTGTGTGACTTTGGCATTGCCCTCCGTCTGGATCCGTCACTTACAGCAGATGACTTTGCCAACAGTGGACAG GTTGGGACAGCCCGTTACATGGCTCCAGAGGTTCTTGAGTCCCGGGTGAACCTGGAGGATATGGAGTCCTTCAAACAAATGGACGTGTACTCCTTGGCTCTAGTATTGTGGGAAATGGTATCTCGGTGTGACGCCATCGGAG AAGTGAAGAACTATGAGCTGCCCTTTGGGTCGATGGTTCTGGAGCGGCCATGTGTGGAGACCATGAGAGACGTGGTGTTACACGGACGAGGACGGCCGGACATtcctgacagctggaggaggcaccCG GGTCTAGACATCCTATGTGACACAATCACAGAGTGCTGGGACCATGACCCCGAGGCTCGTCTGACCGCTCACTGCGTGGCCGAACGCTTCCTCATAATGAGACAGACGGACTGTGACGGCAGCAGAAACATGAACTCCAACCAGTGTTAA
- the OSBPL11 gene encoding oxysterol-binding protein-related protein 11 isoform X2 has translation MENICGYLMKYTNLVTGWQYRFFVLNNEAGLLEYFVNEQSKNQKARGTVQLAGAVISPSDEDSHTFTVNAASGELYKLRASDTKERQHWVSRLQICTQHHTEAIGKNNPPLKSRSFSLASQGSGNSPGSQRRPSQNASSFFTIGHHRAVPSGRKALMLQPDHLGEVREMMTRAEGQQRELMRSIEGLPSSGHFSSLDQDLLMLKATSMATMNCLNDCFHMLYQQHTALQKSSLPAGVTINWLEPKSLLSEHLENGEAPRFPAEESKEQELLIETQGEPAISQLSREPVDIDPDEEVEDSCELTEDDLGAVEEQRSVILHLLSQLKLGMDLTRVVLPTFILEKRSLLEMYADFLSHPDLFLSISGGLTPEARMLRFVEYYLTSFHEGRKGALAKKPYNPIIGETFHCSWRVPKDCVQPPQTSETLVDAQDQTPQPQEDSADKKDDYTVCFVAEQVSHHPPVSGFYAECPERKMCVNTHVWTKSKFMGMSIGVTMVGEGVLHLLEYGEEYTFTLPCAYARSILTVPWVELGGKVNVNCPKTGYSAAITFHTKPFYGGKLHRVTGEVKHNPTNTVVCKIQGEWNSILEFTYSNGDTRCVDLTKLPVTRKRVRPVDKQGPFESRRLWSHVTEALMAKNIEKATEHKRSLEERQRAEERHRTETETPWQTKYFSKEGDGWIYNRPLWKSCSSVV, from the exons ATGGAGAATATCTGCGGGTATCTGATGAAGTACACCAACCTGGTCACCGGCTGGCAGTACAG GTTTTTCGTCTTGAACAATGAAGCCGGGCTATTGGAATATTTTGTCAATGAGCAGTCAAAGAACCAGAAGGCGAGGGGCACGGTGCAGCTAGCCGGGGCCGTCATCTCCCCCAGTGATGAAGACTCCCACACGTTCACTGTCAATGCTGCTAGTGGAGAGCTGTACAAGCTGAGAG CTTCAGACACCAAAGAGCGTCAGCACTGGGTGAGCCGTCTGCAGATCTGCACACAGCACCACACAGAAGCCATCGGCAAG AACAATCCTCCCCTGAAGTCTCGCAGTTTCTCTCTGGCATCTCAGGGCAGCGGCAACTCTCCCGGCTCTCAGCGTCGGCCCAGCCAAAATGCATCGTCGTTCTTCACCATTGGCCACCACCGAGCAGTACCGAGCGGCAGGAAAGCCCTGATGTTACAGCCAGATCACCTGGGAGAAGTGAGGGAG ATGATGACGCGGGCGGAGGGTCAGCAGAGGGAGCTGATGCGCAGCATAGAAGGCCTCCCATCCAGCGGTCACTTCAGCTCCCTGGACCAGGACCTGCTCATGCTGAAGGCCACATCAATGGCCACCATGAATTGCCTGAATGACTGTTTCCACATGTTGTACCAGCAGCACACCGCGTTACAGAAGAGCAGCCTGCCTGCTG GGGTGACGATAAACTGGTTGGAACCAAAGAGCCTCCTGTCGGAGCATCTGGAGAATGGCGAGGCCCCCCGCTTCCCTGCCGAGGAGAGTAAGGAGCAGGAGCTGCTGATCGAGACGCAGGGAGAGCCGGCGATCAGCCAGCTGAGCAGG GAGCCTGTAGATATAGATCCAGATGAGGAGGTGGAGGACTCGTGTGAGCTGACTGAGGACGATCTGGGGGCGGTGGAGGAGCAGCGCAGCGTCATCCTGCACCTTCTGTCACAGCTGAAGCTCGGCATGGACCTCACACGG GTCGTCCTTCCCACCTTCATACTGGAGAAGCGTTCACTGCTGGAAATGTATGCAGACTTCCTGTCCCACCCGGACCTCTTCCTGTCCATCAGTGGGGGGCTCACCCCAGAGGCTCGCATGCTGAGGTTCGTGGAGTATTATCTCACCTCCTTCCACGAAGGACGCAAAGGTGCACTGGCCAAGAAGCCGTATAACCCCATCATCGGGGAGACCTTCCACTGCTCCTGGAGGGTCCCCAAGGACTGtgtgcagcccccccaaaccTCGGAGACCCTAGTAGATGCCCAGGATCAGACGCCGCAACCTCAGGAGGACTCCGCAGACAAGAAGGACGACTACACGGTTTGCTTTGTGGCTGAGCAGGTCTCTCACCACCCTCCTGTCTCAGGATTCTACGCTGAGTGCCCAGAGCGCAAAATGTGCGTCAACACCCACGTGTGGACCAAGAGCAAGTTCATGGGGATGTCCATCGGAGTCACCATGGTGGGAGAAG GTGTCCTGCACCTCCTGGAGTATGGCGAGGAATACACCTTCACGCTGCCCTGCGCCTACGCCCGCTCCATCCTCACCGTACCATGGGTGGAGCTAGGAGGGAAAGTGAATGTGAACTGCCCCAAGACAGGATACTCTGCAGCCATCACCTTCCACACAAAGCCTTTCTATGGAGGAAAGCTGCACAG GGTGACCGGTGAGGTGAAGCACAACCCGACCAACACGGTGGTGTGCAAGATTCAGGGCGAGTGGAACAGCATCCTGGAGTTCACGTACAGCAACGGAGACACCAGATGTGTGGACCTGACCAAGCTGCCGGTGACGAGGAAGAGGGTGCGGCCGGTGGACAAGCAGGGACCCTTCGAGTCCAG GAGGCTTTGGTCTCATGTGACAGAAGCCCTGATGGCGAAAAATATAGAGAAGGCCACGGAGCACAAGAGATCCCTGGAGGAGCGGCAGAGGGCGGAGGAGAGACACCGCACTGAAACTGAGACACCCTGGCAAACAAAGTACTTCTCCAAAGAG GGAGACGGCTGGATCTATAACCGCCCTCTATGGAAGAGTTGCAGCTCCGTTGTGTAA